A stretch of Solenopsis invicta isolate M01_SB chromosome 9, UNIL_Sinv_3.0, whole genome shotgun sequence DNA encodes these proteins:
- the LOC105196847 gene encoding GPI inositol-deacylase, with protein sequence MISLNRIIICGSLIPFFIMLTVLYVIGVARYITDFEENTCEMTYMFEYPQYVRISLKNDIEEKYPRFGLYAYGEGFLTERLRRMHFTGIPVLFVPGNAGSHEQVRSIASVSLRKSRKTFHFDFFTVSFSKDYSALYGGVLMEQTVYVSHCIKAILALYKGKMNNVILIGHSMGGIVAKGALLLAPNMNVSSASMIINLATPHTPSLVLDSIFANYYYKLEKYLYKIKDAGVKVVSIGGGPRDILVSAAQTFDRTADINVLSTSVPTVWKSTDHLSILWCKQLVFAVVRSLFDSVDHSAKPPKITSSPDLKMESLSYHFLQHTSGKKLYHYTEKVQFEVDGEWVSIPQQYVWNNKNGAKKLSTIYLAVELFHKSDFLTIDAINLQNKDWLFVCSSLKKQDQKKICEWGWNLTNSTRLIPDPLYRPRRTIDLDLREIKYPHVTHAIVRITPEDLEKHLTISFDSYFYNNRIESTRNKFLHPKYLFGFRGPNLIETMKRSVRYYITLLNIIDAVTIELKSPNCPKYHAIVELLEPNVGSTQSRIFTNTDDGPKTMKMQTLYGRSNDTASLRMTLEPECVYMINVQPGGIIDKISCRIRDRWPLLYMAIISLLLLFISIRIHYDSDTLPTIIITVILSFIFNVTYETCIALCIIGISAIGVCLSVIFLGSVAHGIAVRFIARAIAFSITWSDWLLTGLNQLPFIITVLVLSLIPTTCGALGMLISVFLYFLKLTKMYEDYLEDILLAPLQHFNWFKRLKSKKNAEENKDRSISQEIYNHLILFLLCTFAAIPAVPSVLVWAKNFSYDMRLSTEDPVLMASWTVLAVCSILGIVQISPNHKGYRSLILSNLLRFTSWVILSMTAAPHPSFYQWCMPPITAIIVMLITLNSIIPYGQSN encoded by the exons ATGATCTCATTAAATCGGATAATAATCTGTGGCTCActaataccattttttattatgctCACTGTACTCTATGTTATTGGAGTTGCAAGATATATCACCGACTTTGAGGAAAATACATGTGAAATGACATATATGTTCGAGTATCCGCAGTACGTG agaatatctttgaaaaatgaTATAGAAGAGAAATATCCACGATTTGGATTATATGCTTATGGAGAAGGTTTTCTAACAGAAAGATTGAGAAGAATGCACTTTACTGGTATACCAGTTCTTTTTGTACCAGGCAATGCTGGTTCTCATGAGCAAG tACGATCTATCGCTTCAGTAAGTTTAAGAAAAAGCCGAAAGACTTTTCACTTTGACTTTTTTACTGTTTCATTCAGTAAGGATTATTCTGCATTGTATGGag GCGTGCTCATGGAACAAACTGTATATGTCTCACATTGTATAAAGGCAATACTAGCTTTGTACAAGGGCAAGATGAACAATGTCATATTGATTGGTCATTCTATG ggtGGCATTGTGGCGAAAGGAGCTTTATTGCTAGCGCCAAATATGAATGTTTCATCTGCAAGTATGATAATAAATTTGGCTACTCCTCATACTCCCTCTCTAGTCCTCGATAGTATCTTCgccaattattattacaaattggaaaaatatttgtacaaaattaagGATGCGGGAGTTAAAGTAGTATCGATTGGAGGTGGGCCACGTGATATACTTGTATCTGCTGCACAAACTTTCGATCGCACAGCGGATATAAATGTTCTTTCTACGAGTGTACCGACCGTTTGGAAATCCACCGATCATTTGAGTATTCTGTGGTGTAAACAACTAGTGTTCGCAGTTGTTCGATCGCTATTTGATTCCGTGGATCATTCGGCGAAACCGCCTAAAATTACATCAAGCCCTGATTTGAAAATGGAGTCCCTGTCCTATCACTTTTTACAA cATACTTCGGGCaagaaattatatcattatacgGAAAAAGTTCAGTTTGAAGTTGATGGTGAGTGGGTGAGCATACCTCAACAGTATGTCTGGAATAATAAGAACGGAGCTAAAAAATTATCTACTATATATCTTGCGGTGGAACTGTTTCACAAATCTGACTTCTTAACCATTGATGCgataaatttacaaaacaaGGATTGGCTGTTTGTGTGCTCGTCATTAAAAAAACAagatcaaaaaaaaatttg CGAATGGGGTTGGAATTTGACAAATAGTACAAGACTTATACCTGATCCTTTATATCGACCAAGAAGGACTATCGATTTAGATctgagagaaataaaatatccaCACGTTACGCATGCTATTGTGAGAATAACTCCAGAAGATTTGGAGAAACACCTTACAATCAGCTTCGATTCCTATTTCTACAATAATCGAATTGAATCtacaagaaataaattcttacaTCCTAAATATCTCTTTGGCTTTCGCGGGCCTAATTTGATTGAAACCATGAAGAGAAGTGTAAGATATTATATAACACTTCTCAACATCATAGACGCAGTTACAATTGAATTGAAATCGCCGAATTGTCCTAAGTATCATGCCATCGTCGAATTGTTAGAGCCGAATGTTGGGTCGACGCAATCGAGAATTTTCACGAACAC AGACGATGGTCCGAAAACAATGAAAATGCAGACGCTCTACGGACGTTCTAATGATACAGCAAGTTTGAGAATGACGTTAGAACCAGAGTGTGTTTATATGATCAATGTTCAACCTGGAGGGATCATTGACAAGATTTCTTGTAGAATACGGGATCGTTGGCCATTGCTTTACATGGCTATTATTAGTTTACTCCTACTTTTCATATCTATAAGGATACATTACGATTCAGACACATTACCGACGATAATCATTACCGTAATATTGTcctttatttttaacgttactTATGAAACCTGTATTGCTTTATGTATCATTGGTATATCTGCCATTGGTGTGTGTCTCTCTGTCATATTTCTTGGCTCGGTTGCACATGGAATAGCTGTtag gtTTATAGCACGTGCAATAGCGTTCTCGATAACGTGGTCAGACTGGTTATTGACTGGTTTAAATCAGCTACCATTTATTATAACTGTTCTCGTGCTATCTTTAATTCCAACAACATGTGGAGCTCTTGGTATGCTCATTTCAgtattcctttattttttgaaattgacAAAGATGTATGAAGATTACTTGGAGGATATATTACTGGCTCCGCTCCAACATTTCAATTGGTTTAAACGTTTGAAGAGTAAAAAGAATGcagaagaaaataaagatagaaGTATTAGTCAAGAAATATACAATCATCTTATCCTGTTTTTGTTATGTACTTTTGCTGCAATTCCAGCAGTTCCATCTGTCCTAGTTTGGGCGAAAAATTTCAG ttACGACATGAGACTCTCTACAGAAGATCCTGTCCTTATGGCAAGTTGGACAGTATTAGCTGTTTGCAGTATATTAGGTATTGTACAGATTTCTCCTAACCATAAGGGATATCGTTCGCTTATATTAAGCAATCTGTTGCGTTTCACAAGTTGGGTAATTCTATCCATGACAGCAGCCCCACATCCGTCCTTTTATCAATGGTGTATGCCACCTATTACTGCCATAATAGTGATGCTCATCACACTAAATTCCATAATTCCTTATGGACAATctaattaa
- the LOC105196838 gene encoding exocyst complex component 4: protein MNITPPIKPPRGIKPTKETSGLLISVIRALSASETNEQREIEKAKLEKEYKRSDQRLEELVSSHDQDLMEVMQIFSALSEKVTSSREKIHAVKENLNACKQLLRCKREELLNLWLEGIEHKQVLHLLKDVSSESCGRMVSLPEPELLPLANTSHDILMDQ from the exons ATGAATATAACGCCTCCCATCAAACCACCGAGAGGGATTAAACCGACGAAAGAAACG AGTGGTTTGCTGATTTCGGTTATCCGCGCTTTATCCGCAAGCGAAACGAATGAGCAACGCGAAATTGAGAAAGCCAAGTTAGAAAAGGAATATAAACGAAGCGATCAACGATTGGAAGAATTGGTTTCATCACATGATCAAGATCTCATGGAAGTTATGCAA ATATTTAGTGCACTATCCGAGAAAGTTACATCATCGCGAGAAAAAATTCATGCAGTGAAGGAGAATCTGAATGCTTGCAAACAATTGTTAAGATGTAAACGAGAGGAGTTATTGAATTTATGGCTGGAAGGAATAGAACATAAACAAGTCTTACATCTTCTAAAAGATGT atcGTCAGAGTCATGTGGACGTATGGTATCCTTACCAGAACCTGAGTTATTACCATTAGCCAACACATCACATGACATCTTAATGGATCAATAA